GCGCTATCAACGTCGACAAAATCCATGATGATGCGACCGATATAATCACCCGGCACATATTGCGCCATCTGCCCCGAAAACACAAAGACATGGCTGATCTTGCCGCTGCCGAGCCGTTCATCAATCCAGCGCTGAAACGATTTGGAAGCAAAGGACGTCAGCGATACCGGCTTGCCGCTGGCCAGCGCCTCGATGCCGGCGAGCCATTGCGGCTTGGCGCGCAGTTCGACATGCAGCGAGGCAAGCCCTGCCCGTTCGCGCTCTGCACAGTCGAGATCGCGTTGGTCATCGGCAAAGGCAGCGACATGGACCGGAGCAAGCGAGCGCAGCTTTTGCAGCAGATGAAAAGAACGGATCTTGTCTCCCCGGTCTGCAGGCCAGGGAATACGGTGGGCCAGAAACAATATCTCTCGCATCATCCCAGACCTCTGGAAATCCAGGGCCCGGCAAGATTGGCGAGCGGCAGCGGCATTTTCTGCCAGATCGAGACAAAGGCGCTGTATTTACCGCTGGTCGGATTGACATCACGGGGCGCCACGCCATCTGTAGTACGCGTAGAATAAGTTAGAGGTTCCGGCCGAAAGCCCCAGTTTTTCTTGAAAAAATAGGCACCAGATTCAACCTTCGACCGGCCGAAATCAAAGCGTGTGCAGCCTTTCCGGCGCGCATGATTCATCAGCGCATAATACATCACATCATTCGCACGCAGCGCCCTGGCTGCCCAGATGCCGCCGCCCCAATAGGGCATGACCGCGCCCTTGTGATACAGGCTGAGCACGCTGGCAACCGGCGCGCCATTGAACAAAACCGTCAATATGTCGGCATCATCGCCAAAGGCTGACAGCGTCTGCGCCATCAGCGCGCGGGGGAATACAGGCGTTCCCAGATTGCGCACGCTTTCGGAATAAATGCGATAATGCCAATCAAGATCCCGCGAACCGCTGCCGGTTTCAATGGTCAATCCGCCGTCCAGCCCCTTGCGCACCTCTGCGCGCTGCTTGCGCGGAATGGTGAGCAGTTCAGCTTCATCATCGACAGCCAGTGCGCGTTCGAAATTGGCATGCGCTTCGGCTTGCAGCGTCCACCCATGGAGGGGGATTGCGCCGCCGCGCAATTCGGCGGTGGTGCAGCGTTGTTCAGACGCCAGCGACCAGAGCGAGTCGGCCAGTCGGTCTGCGATCCCTTGCGTCCCTGCCAATATGCCGCCGCCCACGGCAAAACCCGAAGAAACCAGCGCATTGCCGAAAAGCGGTGATTTTATCGCATGGCAGGGCACAAGCCCGACGATCTGGCCCGCATCATTTTCGGCAACGAGCATGAAAGCGCGATTGCCCGTTGCCACCTCTACCGCGCGCAGCCATTGGGGGCGATGAAAAGGCGTCGATTGTGGATGCGCCAACACCCAATTGTCGATCTGGCCGCGATCGGATTGATCCGACAAATCCGCCTGACGAACTATAATATGTTCGTTGACCATTGGCGCATTCATGCAATTCTTGTCCGCTCGCGCTCGACAATATGGTCAAGCCGATCCCATTGGAAATCCCCGATCAGCCGTTCAAGCTTGCCCGCCATTGCGTCCAACCGGCTATAATGCCGCAATTTGGACCGCAGAGATGCATTGGCAACGCGTGGCTGGCCGGGGTCGATTTCCCAAGGGTGGAAATAGATGATTGCCGGCCGCTCCTCCCGATTGACCTGGCGGATCGCCCAGCGTGAATAGGCATAAGGCAAGAGGCGGAAAAAGCCGCCACCGCCTGCGGCAATGCGGCGCTTCCCCAGCATTGCGGTGGTCACGGGGATTTCAACAAGGTCGCTCCCCGAAACCGGTTTGAAGGCAAAACGGGGCGCGTCTGCCCAGCCATAATGATCATGGGCAATGGGATTGATGCTCGAAGAATAGAGATAACCCTGTTCCGCGATGATCTGATGTGCCCAATGCGTGTCTTTGTTGATCGAGAAACTGGGCGCGCGATAGCCGCGCACCGCGGCACCGCCCAGATCTTCAATTGTCTTGCGCGACCGATCAAGATCGTCAGCAAATTGCGCCGGTGTCATCGTAAAGACGCGGTCATGGGCGCAACCATGATTGGCCAGTTCATGGCCCGCAGCCACGATCCGCTGCATCAGTTGCGGATAGCGTTCAGCAACCCAGGCCAGCGTGAAGAAGGTAGCCTTAATGCCAGCTGCGTCGAACATTTCCAGCAATCGATCAGTATTGCATTCCACGCGGCATTCGCGCGCAGGCCAGCTATCGCGCGCGATCACATCCTCGAACGCGCCGACCTGAAACCAGTCCTCCACATCGACCGACAAGGCATTCAGCAACAGCGGGCCTCCCCATCATTCGGATCAGGCTGCACGCACATCGCGCATACGGGCGGCCATCGAATGGTTTTCCTTTTCCATCCAATCGATCAACATGGCAAGCACGCGGCGCATCGTGGCATCTT
This portion of the Sphingobium sp. genome encodes:
- a CDS encoding FemAB family PEP-CTERM system-associated protein, translating into MNAPMVNEHIIVRQADLSDQSDRGQIDNWVLAHPQSTPFHRPQWLRAVEVATGNRAFMLVAENDAGQIVGLVPCHAIKSPLFGNALVSSGFAVGGGILAGTQGIADRLADSLWSLASEQRCTTAELRGGAIPLHGWTLQAEAHANFERALAVDDEAELLTIPRKQRAEVRKGLDGGLTIETGSGSRDLDWHYRIYSESVRNLGTPVFPRALMAQTLSAFGDDADILTVLFNGAPVASVLSLYHKGAVMPYWGGGIWAARALRANDVMYYALMNHARRKGCTRFDFGRSKVESGAYFFKKNWGFRPEPLTYSTRTTDGVAPRDVNPTSGKYSAFVSIWQKMPLPLANLAGPWISRGLG
- a CDS encoding DUF3473 domain-containing protein, which gives rise to MLLNALSVDVEDWFQVGAFEDVIARDSWPARECRVECNTDRLLEMFDAAGIKATFFTLAWVAERYPQLMQRIVAAGHELANHGCAHDRVFTMTPAQFADDLDRSRKTIEDLGGAAVRGYRAPSFSINKDTHWAHQIIAEQGYLYSSSINPIAHDHYGWADAPRFAFKPVSGSDLVEIPVTTAMLGKRRIAAGGGGFFRLLPYAYSRWAIRQVNREERPAIIYFHPWEIDPGQPRVANASLRSKLRHYSRLDAMAGKLERLIGDFQWDRLDHIVERERTRIA